gactatatgaaaaatccgcaattactttttgggcaatccaatacttaatagaccacacaatatccgtgtcgaatttgggtgcataagttatccaattttcaccggattgtgacgaaaaggggttttcacatatataaccgaggtggtgggtacccaaagttcggcccggccgcacttaaggcctttttacttgtttttttgcatATCTGGTGTATATGAAAATAATTACGATAAGcggacatatgtatgtacatgggCTAAGGGAAAAGAAACGGAATACTTTTTAAATTCAAACCACAAGTTTGATAAAACTTTATGCGCTTTCGTGGGTATGTTTTTCCCCCCAGGCAAACGAGATAATATAGTAATACCATATAAAATATTCTCAAGTTGAGCTTAAGTTTAGTTTGCAACGAAACCAACATGAGAGCAGTTTGGCTTACCCTATTATTGGCAGCTGTGGTGGCACCAAATTTAACAACTGGAGCACCATTGACGAAGTGGTTTAAAACCGACAACAATACCTATTACATTGAACCGGATCAAAAGGTGCGTTAGTTATTGGAATGCTTATGGTGAAAATTTAGAATAAGTCGCAAGTATTTACAAGTAAGAACGTCCGGGTcaaatattgggaacccaccactatggattctgctaaaaatatattcaaaataaaattagttaaagggcataattttattctacataccaaacttttttcaaactactaaaaattaaatcttctaggaaccgggataatcaagagatcagtttatatgggagctatatcaggttatagaccgatttagaccatacttggaacgactgttggaagtcataccaaaacgacatatgcaaaatttcaaccaaattagataagaattgcgccctctagaagctcaagaaatcaaaaccgaagatcggttaatatggcagctatatcaaaacatagaccgacatGGACCCATTTACACTAATAGGACCTACTCTAATAggaatttttgtttcaaaattgcatgcacctagctttacggacggacggacggacatggctagatcgacttaaaatgtcatgaagatcaagaatatatatactttatggggttttagacgcctCCCCATTCCCATCCTAcagtggagagtataaaaatgatatcTTATTTCATATCTCTCCTTAGTTCTCTTGGCAACAATCCTATGCTGAATGCAAATCCAAAAATCTCAATCTTGTGACCTTGAAGCACTTCAATGGCGATGAACTTTTGAATGAATATCTAAAGCAAACTTTTGGTAAGTTAAGAAGGAAATACACGCTGGGTAAATACCGGAAAAGATAACCTAAATTTCTCTTTCATCTCAAAGCAGATCCCGTTCCTGAGTTTTGGCTACGTTCCAATTTGGATTTGGACCTTAACAACATTTTGCCCTCATTAActgaagattttttcaaaatcaaaatggAAGATGCTGAAATAACTGATGTTCTCGCTGCTGATAATCCCGACAATTGTGTTTTGACTAAGGATGGATCGAGCAAGGCCTGTGAGATACTGCACGGCTTTATCTGTAAGGCCCACAATAATGGCAATGGTGctcaaaatattcaaaatattattttgaaattttcataatttaatgcaaagaatttccatgaaaatatttttaattggtgctcattaaaaacaaaaacttgctGCACAAAAAGTTTGCTTTGAAGTTAGGGTCTTAAAtaagacaagtaaaagtgtgataaattcggccgggcctagtcttgagaacccaccaccatggattctgctaaaatatgggagctatgtctggttatagaccaatttggtccgtacttggcacagttgttggaagtcataaccgaacaccgcatgcaaaatttaggcaaatgggacaaaattgtagcttccaggggctcaagaagtcaaattgggagattggtttatatgggacttatatgaggttcttgaccgatttggcacagttattcaaagtcataacagaacactatatgccaaatttcagccaaatcggataaaaatcgcggtttgtaagggctcaagaagacaagtcgggagatcggtttataagggagctatatgaggttacagttgttggaagacataacggaacaccatgtgcaaatttccaggggctcaaggagtcaaatcgagagatcggttaaaatgagacctatatcaggttaaagaccgatttggatcgtactggacacagttgttcaaagccataacaaaacactttatgccaaatttcagccaaatcgtataaaaatcgcTGCTTGTAAGGCtcaaaaaaagtcaaattgggagatcggtttatatagaccTGTAtgctcttgaccgatttagtccgtacttgatacagtttttgaaagtcataacagaaccctatatggtaaaatttcagccaaatcggataaaaatcgcggcttgtaagggctgaagaagtcaaatcgggagatcggtttatatgggagctatatcaggttaaagaccgatttagaccgtacttgatacatttgttagaaatcatgacaaaatactacatgcaaaaattccgacttccaggggcttaagaaatcaaatcgggagatcagttttatatggaagccatattcaaatcagaaccgatatggcccatttgcaatccataTCGGATTGTAGCAAGTGCTATGAATGCATCCAGAATAAGTCACAgtttgtgcggtttatgggctggtggcatcattggaccgtactcctTTAAATATGCTAACTGGGtaagatgctgactgaggaggaatatGAATCCATCTGATATGCAGGTGATGTTATTAAGagcgattttttaagagctataggaaagtttttcaaaaaaacacattaaattcagaaaaatgcatgaaatctttattggaatcgatagtacgatccCTGTCggtccattcgcttagtccaattttggcatactctttccaacatttcggccggtatctcacgaataagtgtttcaatgttgtcttccaatgcgccaattgaagcgggcttgtctgtaagcgtctaaaagcgttaaatcgcacgccatatgcggccaattgaccggtcccgaaatattgttcaccgaactcgcctctcaataagtcgatTGTTACGCGTTCCGTCTTGTttaaaccatatgtcatgcaactgaagctcttgtattttgggcaaaaaaaaagttggaaatcATCCCACGATAGCTCTCTCCATtcgcagttacgttacgattggcatcatctttgcagaagtacggtccaatgatcccaccagcccataaaccgcaccaaactaagACTTTTattagatgcattggtagctcttgcaatccttctgactgatcttcaaTCCAAAATATACAATTCTCCTTATTTACTCACCCATTGAGTCACAAATGAGCTTCATCGCTAAACACAAGAAACGCgccatgaactttcttaacagagaacgcattttgataataaaattcaataatttgcaagcattgttcttTTGTAAGGCGATtcttggttaaattatagaccaaacagaagatgtttgacagtgaatcaaaacacaaaacgtgtgtgagctgtttaaaccagtgttccCGAAAAGATAAtggctaaaaaatcatcctttaatACCTCTAATTGGTTACGATCCGAATCAGCCATGTAAAATGCCGAAAGGACTAGACCTAGTTAACCCACAGAAAAGCTTCTACCTGGAAAAAGAAAGTGGTCCATTTTGACGCGTaacaatagaacgatttcgacatCTGACACTCACAGATGTTGATCACGACGTGCTGTAGGCTTTAAATGGGGCCCAATTCCGAGGATAATCAACCGCCTATACCGGAGcgagattagaccaatacttacttagcctcagtagtttggtgaactgcaatggagaaaaagagcaacgtaagagttcagagaacatgttgccttgacACAGGCGGAGCTATaaggaccactcccactagggcactgaagactattctagatatccaacccatcgATACACAGACTAattgtgagacagccactgcggctatgagaataAGGCGGTatacagtgggatagaaacaaaaaaaaaaactagtaaaaaccaattaaaaacttgctaagttcggccgtgccgaactttggatacccaccaccaaggataaattaaccatcctcttttgtaacaactccactaccatatccataataATATGTAAATTGGGGCTGGTATGGATAATATTTCATTTAGGTACCCGCGAACTCTTATAcgagtcacagtttcagcgaggTAGGCCatcaaatccgctttttatgagattaagatcctaaattggaagatcggtctata
The Stomoxys calcitrans chromosome 3, idStoCalc2.1, whole genome shotgun sequence genome window above contains:
- the LOC106091440 gene encoding uncharacterized protein LOC106091440 isoform X2 gives rise to the protein MRAVWLTLLLAAVVAPNLTTGAPLTKWFKTDNNTYYIEPDQKFSWQQSYAECKSKNLNLVTLKHFNGDELLNEYLKQTFDPVPEFWLRSNLDLDLNNILPSLTEDFFKIKMEDAEITDVLAADNPDNCVLTKDGSSKACEILHGFICKAHNNGNGAQNIQNIILKFS
- the LOC106091440 gene encoding uncharacterized protein LOC106091440 isoform X1, with the translated sequence MRAVWLTLLLAAVVAPNLTTGAPLTKWFKTDNNTYYIEPDQKFSWQQSYAECKSKNLNLVTLKHFNGDELLNEYLKQTFADPVPEFWLRSNLDLDLNNILPSLTEDFFKIKMEDAEITDVLAADNPDNCVLTKDGSSKACEILHGFICKAHNNGNGAQNIQNIILKFS